In the genome of Olsenella profusa DSM 13989, one region contains:
- the glmM gene encoding phosphoglucosamine mutase, with the protein MKYFGTDGFRGRANEGLNVEHAFKIGRFVGWYYGARQERKARIIIGKDTRRSSYMFESALVSGLVASGADAYMLHVIPTPGVSYETVDGRFDCGIMITASHNPYSDNGIKLVNDEGYKMDEDVLEKIEDYIDGRVDVPLATGDAIGCTVDYMQGRNRYIAHLIASANFSLQGVKVGLDCANGAASSVAKPVFDALGADVRVINNAPNGYNINVDCGSTHMERLQRHVLEQGLDVGFAYDGDADRCLAVDERGHVIDGDLILYICGKYLHKHGRLAAGTVVPTVMSNFGLFKAFDEASLSYVKTDVGDKNVYACMRKNGYSLGGEQSGHIIFGDIECTGDGIMTSLRIMEVMRAERETLSQLAAPVKLYPQRLDNVRVTDKHAAMEAPAVREAIGRAEQFLRGNGRVLVRASGTEPLVRVLAEAPDNDLCRQTNGIVLKALEPFRA; encoded by the coding sequence GTACTACGGTGCGCGCCAAGAGCGCAAGGCCCGCATCATCATCGGCAAGGACACACGCCGCTCCAGCTACATGTTTGAGTCTGCCCTGGTGAGCGGGCTGGTTGCCAGTGGTGCGGATGCCTACATGCTGCACGTGATCCCCACGCCCGGCGTCTCGTACGAGACGGTGGACGGCCGCTTCGACTGTGGCATCATGATCACCGCCTCCCACAACCCCTACTCTGACAACGGCATCAAGTTGGTCAACGACGAGGGCTACAAGATGGACGAGGACGTCCTCGAGAAGATCGAGGACTATATCGACGGCAGGGTGGACGTGCCGCTCGCGACGGGCGACGCCATCGGCTGCACCGTGGACTACATGCAGGGCCGCAACCGCTACATCGCGCACCTCATCGCCAGTGCCAACTTCTCGCTGCAGGGCGTCAAGGTGGGCCTGGACTGTGCCAACGGTGCGGCCTCCAGCGTTGCCAAGCCGGTGTTCGACGCCCTGGGCGCCGACGTACGCGTGATCAACAACGCTCCCAACGGCTACAACATCAACGTGGACTGCGGCAGCACCCACATGGAGCGCCTCCAGCGCCACGTGCTCGAGCAGGGCCTGGACGTGGGCTTTGCCTATGACGGTGACGCCGACCGCTGCCTGGCCGTGGACGAGCGCGGCCACGTGATCGACGGCGACCTCATCCTCTACATCTGTGGCAAGTACCTGCACAAGCACGGCCGCCTCGCCGCGGGCACCGTCGTTCCCACGGTCATGAGCAACTTCGGCCTGTTCAAGGCGTTCGACGAGGCGAGCCTCTCCTACGTGAAGACCGACGTGGGCGACAAGAACGTCTACGCCTGCATGCGCAAGAACGGCTACTCGCTCGGTGGCGAGCAGTCGGGCCACATCATCTTTGGCGACATCGAGTGCACGGGCGACGGCATCATGACGTCGCTGCGCATCATGGAGGTCATGCGCGCCGAGCGCGAGACCCTCTCGCAGTTGGCGGCTCCCGTCAAGCTCTATCCCCAGCGGCTCGACAACGTGCGCGTGACCGACAAGCATGCGGCCATGGAGGCGCCCGCCGTGCGCGAGGCCATCGGGCGGGCGGAGCAGTTCCTGAGGGGCAATGGCCGCGTGCTCGTGCGTGCCTCGGGAACCGAGCCCCTCGTGCGCGTGTTGGCCGAAGCGCCCGACAACGACCTCTGCAGGCAGACCAACGGCATCGTGCTCAAGGCCCTGGAGCCCTTCAGGGCGTGA